Proteins encoded in a region of the Solanum dulcamara chromosome 9, daSolDulc1.2, whole genome shotgun sequence genome:
- the LOC129903441 gene encoding E3 ubiquitin-protein ligase PUB23-like — MEEIEVPSYFLCPISMEVMRDPVTISTGITYDRQNIEKWIFSCKHTTCPVTNQDLKFIDLTPNHNLRRLIQSWCMLNSSNGIQRMPTPKPQVQKAYVIRILNEAQKYPDMQFNCLKRIKSIARASESNKMCLESAGVVDFLASIIIKGKKDQSEVSEASDEALNILFHLNPSDTELKKFINSRNDHQFLDSLLQFLNNGDVQSRTNAITLLRSTLLVADPSQLIGIQPVYIKAIVGILNDKISQQATKVALKLLVELCPWGRNRIKGVENGAVFALIELLLDTNERRVCDLILTALDHLCTCAEGRAELLSHGGGIAIVSKKILRVSHLSSDRAVRILCSISKFSATCYNKILQEMLEVGVVSKLCLMLQVDVSPKTKEKTKEILRLHSRVWKDSSCIPPHLLSSYP, encoded by the coding sequence ATGGAGGAAATTGAAGTTCCTTCCTATTTTCTATGTCCAATCTCAATGGAAGTCATGAGGGATCCAGTTACAATATCAACTGGAATAACTTATGATAGACAAAACATAGAAAAATGGATATTCTCATGCAAACACACAACTTGTCCTGTCACAAATCAAGACCTAAAATTCATAGATCTCACTCCAAATCACAATCTTCGTCGTTTGATCCAATCGTGGTGCATGTTGAATTCTTCAAATGGCATCCAACGGATGCCAACCCCGAAGCCTCAGGTTCAAAAGGCCTACGTTATTAGAATCCTGAACGAAGCACAAAAATATCCGGATATGCAATTTAATTGCCTTAAGAGGATCAAATCAATAGCACGTGCAAGCGAGAGCAATAAAATGTGTCTGGAGTCAGCCGGGGTAGTTGATTTCTTGGCCTCAATTATcataaagggaaaaaaagatcAATCAGAGGTCTCAGAGGCGAGCGATGAGGCTTTAAATATTCTATTCCATCTAAACCCTTCTGACACTGAGTTGAAAAAGTTCATCAACTCGCGAAATGATCATcaattcttggattctttactTCAATTCTTGAATAATGGTGATGTTCAATCGCGAACCAATGCGATAACCCTATTGAGATCAACCCTACTTGTGGCTGATCCATCACAATTAATTGGTATACAACCAGTGTATATCAAAGCTATAGTTGGTATATTAAATGACAAAATCTCCCAACAAGCAACAAAAGTAGCACTCAAACTCCTAGTTGAATTATGTCCATGGGGAAGAAATAGAATCAAAGGAGTTGAAAATGGAGCTGTGTTTGCCCTAATTGAACTTCTTCTTGACACAAATGAAAGAAGGGTTTGCGATTTGATACTAACGGCTTTGGATCATCTTTGTACCTGTGCTGAAGGGAGGGCGGAATTGTTAAGCCATGGTGGAGGAATAGCCATtgtttccaagaaaattcttaGGGTTTCACATTTGTCAAGTGATAGGGCAGTGAGGATTCTTtgttcaatttcaaaattctcAGCAACTTGTTATAATAAGATTCTTCAAGAGATGTTGGAAGTGGGAgttgtgtcaaagttatgtttGATGCTTCAAGTGGATGTTAGTCCAAAGACTAAGGAGAAAACTAAGGAAATTCTAAGGTTACATTCTAgggtttggaaggattcttcTTGTATTCCTCCTCATTTGCTCTCTTCTTATCCTTGA
- the LOC129902516 gene encoding ubiquitin-like modifier-activating enzyme atg7, with the protein MADTGKGTILQFAPFQSSVDEGFWHKLSSLKLNKLRLDESPIPITGFYAPCSHPQVSNHLTLLTESLPADSNEEPSSLLASQGNRNRCPVPGILLNTNTLESFYALDKQSLLKAEAKKIWDDVYSGKVEEDSSVLLRFLVISFADLKKWSFHYWFAFPALVLDPPATLVNLKPASRGFTSEEAESLSRACNEWRSKSSTADIPFFLVSIGSNSIVTLRHLRELETCQNNGQKVLFGFYDPCHLPNNPGWPLRNYLAYICSRWGLGKIHFFCYRENRGFADLGLSLVGKAEISLSQGGRNHENIRNVVGWELNKGKKVSRCISLAKSMDPTRLAVSAADLNLKLMRWRTLPSLNLDILASTKCLLLGAGTLGCQVARMLMAWGVRKITLVDSGKVSMSNPIRQSLYVLDDCLNGGKFKAVAAVESLKGIFPAVEAEGVVMAIPMPGHPVSSQEESSILQDCRHLCDLINSHDAIFLLTDTRESRWLPSLLCASANKITITAALGFDSFLVMRHGAGPMDALRNSQAETSNNVSASMEDLSLSSQYESQRLGCYFCNDVVAPIDSTANRTLDQQCTVTRPGLAPIASALAVEILVGVLHHPSGIYAKAEFANSNDNGSTEQPLGILPHQIRGSISQFSQMTLVGHASTCCTACCSTVVLEYRTKGMDFILQAINHPTYLEDLTGLTELMKSAGSYTLDWDNDSELDDDNDDCVEI; encoded by the exons ATGGCGGATACTGGAAAAGGAACAATTCTTCAATTTGCACCCTTTCAGAGTTCTGTAGATGAAGGGTTTTGGCATAAATTGTcttctttaaaactcaataaattaCGCCTTGATGAATCCCCAATTCCAATTACTG GCTTTTATGCACCTTGCTCGCATCCTCAAGTATCAAATCACTTGACTCTCCTTACTGAATCTTTGCCTGCTGATTCCAATGAGGAACCATCGTCTCTTCTAGCTAGTCAGGGGAACAGAAATAGGTGTCCTGTCCCTGGAATTCTTCTGAACACAAACACTTTAGAAAGTTTCTATGCACTTGATAAGCAGAGCCTACTTAAGGCAGAAGCCAAGAAG ATATGGGATGACGTATACTCAGGCAAAGTTGAGGAGGACAGTTCTGTGCTCTTAAGATTCCTAGTTATATCATTTGCAGACTTGAAAAAGTGGAGCTTTCATTATTGGTTTGCGTTCCCTGCTTTGGTGCTTGATCCTCCTGCCACTCTAGTTAATTTGAAGCCAGCTTCCCGGGGCTTCACTTCTGAAGAG GCTGAATCTCTCTCTAGAGCTTGTAATGAGTGGCGTAGCAAGAGCTCCACTGCTG ATATACCATTCTTTTTGGTGTCTATTGGTTCAAATTCAATTGTTACTCTCAGGCATCTAAGGGAATTGGAAACCTGCCAAAATAATGGTCAAAAG GTTCTTTTTGGTTTTTATGATCCTTGTCATCTTCCAAATAATCCTGGATGGCCACTTCGCAATTATCTTGCCTATATCTGTTCAAGGTGGGGCCTTGGAAAGATTCACTTTTTCTGCTACCGTGAGAACCGTGGTTTTGCAGATCTGGGATTGTCGCTTGTTGGAAAAGCTGAAATATCTCTTTCACAAG GAGGGAGGAATCATGAGAACATTCGTAATGTTGTGGGATGGGAACTAAACAAAGGGAAGAAGGTTTCGAGATGCATCAGCCTCGCTAAATCTATGGATCCGACAAG GTTAGCTGTATCAGCTGCTGATTTGAATTTGAAACTAATGAGATGGCGCACATTGCCGTCATTAAATCTAGACATTTTGGCTTCCACAAAATGTCTCCTACTGGGAGCAGGTACACTCGGATGTCAGGTTGCTCGAATGCTTATG GCATGGGGTGTCCGAAAAATTACATTGGTTGACAGTGGTAAGGTCTCAATGTCTAATCCAATAAGGCAGTCTCTTTATGTGCTTGATGACTGTTTAAATGGTGGCAAATTTAAGGCCGTTGCAGCAGTTGAAAGTCTCAAGGGAATATTTCCAGCAGTG GAAGCAGAAGGTGTTGTGATGGCTATTCCAATGCCTGGACATCCAGTATCTAGTCAAGAAGAAAGTAGTATACTTCAGGACTGCAGACATTTGTGTGATTTGATCAACTCACATGATGCAATCTTTCTATTAACTGATACACGGGAAAGTCGGTGGCTTCCTAGTCTACTTTGTGCTAGTGCTAACAAG ATCACTATTACTGCAGCCTTAGGCTTCGATAGCTTTCTAGTTATGCGTCATGGAGCAGGCCCTATGGATGCTCTACGAAACTCACAAGCTGAAACTTCAAATAACGTCTCTGCTAGTATGGAGGATCTGTCCCTTTCAAGTCAATATGAGTCACAGAGATTGGGGTGTTACTTTTGCAATGATGTGGTTGCACCAATTGAT TCAACCGCCAACCGTACCCTAGACCAACAATGTACAGTTACTCGTCCCGGACTTGCTCCTATTGCATCAGCTCTTGCTGTTGAGATTTTGGTTGGAGTTTTGCATCATCCTTCGGG AATATACGCCAAAGCTGAGTTTGCAAACTCTAATGATAACGGTAGCACAGAACAACCACTTGGCATTCTACCTCATCAGATTCGGGGCTCCATCTCTCAGTTTTCTCAGATGACACTTGTCGGTCATGCTTCAACTTGTTGCACTGCTTGTTGCTCCACT GTTGTATTAGAATATCGGACGAAAGGGATGGACTTCATACTTCAAGCTATCAATCATCCTACATATCTGGAGGATCTAACTGGACTAACGGAACTCATGAAATCAGCTGGATCTTACACACTGGACTGGGATAACGATAGTGAACTTGATGACGACAATGATGATTGTGTAGAAATATAA